Proteins encoded within one genomic window of Methanothrix harundinacea 6Ac:
- a CDS encoding FMN-binding glutamate synthase family protein has translation MNLRQPNANEAIGTFNRSRNVAPMSGICTRCVDGCRGGCDIWLSSFRGREVLYPGPFGEVTAGADKDYPIDYSHINIQGYAVGARGLPPGIEGNPDTAVFNEVDTETEYGWDRKVKMKVPIFTGALGSTDIAGANWEHFAIGAAISGITLVCGENVCGVDPELVLDGRGKVSRSPEMDRRIETYKRFHEGYGEILVQMNVEDTRLGTAEYVSMRHELDTLELKWGQGAKCIGGEIKVRSLERALELQKRGYIVRPDPSKREVQQAFRDGAIKEFERHSRLGFVTKESFLEEVDRLRDLGFKRITLKTGAYSMAELAMALRYGSEAKIDLLTIDGAPGGTGMSPWPMMNEWGIPTFYLQSLAREFAERLGKRGMRVPDLAIAGGFSSEDGVFKAIAIGAPYFRAVCMGRALMIPGMVGKNIQKWIGSGELPKSVSKYGTTAKQLFVTYEELAEKYGREVEEIPLGAMGIYTYAQRFQVGLQQLMAGSRNFSLKSISRNDVMALTEEAARVSGIPYVMDAYRDVAEEILDG, from the coding sequence ATGAACCTCAGACAGCCAAACGCCAACGAAGCGATCGGGACCTTCAACCGGTCGAGGAACGTCGCCCCCATGTCCGGGATCTGCACCCGATGTGTCGACGGCTGCAGGGGCGGCTGTGACATCTGGTTATCCTCCTTCCGAGGCCGGGAGGTCCTCTACCCCGGCCCCTTCGGCGAGGTGACCGCCGGGGCTGACAAGGACTATCCCATCGACTACTCTCACATAAACATCCAGGGGTACGCCGTCGGCGCCCGGGGCCTCCCCCCCGGGATCGAGGGGAACCCCGACACCGCCGTCTTCAACGAGGTCGATACCGAGACCGAGTACGGCTGGGATAGAAAGGTGAAGATGAAGGTCCCCATATTCACCGGAGCCCTCGGCTCCACCGACATCGCCGGGGCGAACTGGGAGCACTTCGCCATCGGTGCCGCCATATCGGGGATCACCCTCGTCTGCGGCGAGAACGTCTGCGGCGTCGATCCGGAGCTCGTCCTCGACGGCAGGGGGAAGGTCTCCCGGTCTCCGGAGATGGACCGGAGGATCGAGACCTATAAGCGGTTTCACGAGGGGTACGGCGAGATCCTCGTCCAGATGAACGTCGAGGACACCCGCCTCGGGACCGCCGAGTACGTCTCGATGAGGCACGAGCTGGACACCCTGGAGCTGAAGTGGGGGCAGGGGGCAAAGTGCATCGGGGGCGAGATCAAGGTCCGGTCCCTGGAGAGGGCCCTGGAGCTGCAGAAGAGGGGCTACATCGTGAGGCCCGACCCCTCCAAGAGGGAGGTCCAGCAGGCCTTCCGGGACGGGGCGATAAAGGAGTTCGAGCGGCACTCCCGCCTCGGCTTCGTCACCAAAGAAAGCTTCCTCGAAGAGGTGGACAGGCTCAGGGACCTGGGCTTCAAGAGGATCACCCTCAAGACCGGGGCCTACTCCATGGCGGAGCTCGCCATGGCCCTCCGGTACGGGTCGGAGGCGAAGATAGACCTCCTCACCATAGACGGCGCCCCCGGAGGGACGGGGATGAGCCCCTGGCCGATGATGAACGAGTGGGGGATCCCCACCTTCTACCTCCAGTCCCTCGCCCGGGAGTTCGCAGAGCGGCTCGGAAAGAGGGGTATGAGGGTCCCCGACCTCGCCATCGCCGGAGGCTTCTCCTCCGAGGACGGGGTCTTCAAGGCGATCGCCATCGGCGCCCCCTACTTCAGGGCGGTCTGCATGGGCAGGGCTCTGATGATCCCGGGGATGGTCGGAAAGAACATCCAGAAGTGGATCGGCTCAGGAGAGCTTCCCAAGTCCGTCTCCAAGTACGGGACGACCGCAAAGCAGCTCTTCGTCACCTACGAGGAGCTGGCCGAGAAGTACGGAAGAGAGGTCGAGGAGATACCCCTGGGGGCGATGGGGATCTACACCTACGCCCAGAGGTTCCAGGTCGGCCTCCAGCAGCTGATGGCCGGGAGCAGGAACTTCAGCCTCAAGAGCATATCGAGAAACGACGTCATGGCCCTCACCGAAGAGGCGGCCCGGGTCAGTGGCATACCCTACGTCATGGACGCCTACCGGGACGTCGCCGAGGAGATCCTCGACGGCTGA
- a CDS encoding Glu/Leu/Phe/Val family dehydrogenase, producing MAELNPFEIAKEQLDNCAKIMNLSEGVREMLKHPMRELHVSIPVRMDDGSTKVFQGFRVQYNDAKGPAKGGIRFHPDETIDTVRALAAWMTWKCSLLDLPLGGGKGGVICNPKELSMTELERLSRGYIDRIWQFIGPEKDVPAPDVYTTPQIMAWMMDEYSKITGKNEFGCITGKPLCIGGSCGRDDATARGGMFTIREAAKELGIDLSGATVAIQGYGNAGCHASFLCRELFGSRVVAISDSKGGIYNKDGLDLELACSVKKETCTVVNSPRKTTVKITNEELLELDVDILIVAALENVITKENAPRIKAKIVAELANGPTTPEADEILYKKGVHVIPDFLCNAGGVTVSYFEMVQNIDRYCWDVEEVRKRLDARMTRAYHSVLETSKDYNINMRQAAYVVAVGRVVEAMKIRGWIGTD from the coding sequence ATGGCAGAACTCAACCCATTTGAGATAGCTAAAGAGCAGCTGGATAACTGTGCAAAAATAATGAATCTGAGTGAGGGCGTCCGCGAGATGTTGAAGCACCCCATGCGGGAGCTTCACGTCTCCATCCCGGTCCGGATGGACGATGGAAGCACCAAGGTCTTCCAGGGGTTCCGGGTCCAGTACAACGACGCCAAGGGGCCGGCTAAGGGCGGCATCAGGTTCCACCCCGATGAGACGATCGACACCGTCAGGGCCCTCGCCGCCTGGATGACCTGGAAGTGCTCCCTCCTCGACCTCCCCCTGGGGGGTGGGAAGGGCGGCGTCATCTGCAACCCCAAGGAGCTCAGCATGACCGAGCTGGAGCGGCTCAGCAGGGGGTACATCGACCGGATCTGGCAGTTCATAGGCCCCGAGAAGGACGTCCCCGCCCCCGACGTCTACACCACCCCCCAGATCATGGCCTGGATGATGGACGAGTACTCGAAGATCACGGGGAAGAACGAGTTCGGCTGCATCACCGGAAAGCCCCTCTGCATAGGCGGCTCCTGCGGCCGAGACGACGCCACGGCCCGGGGCGGCATGTTCACCATCCGGGAGGCGGCAAAAGAGCTGGGGATCGACCTCTCCGGGGCTACAGTCGCCATCCAGGGGTACGGGAACGCCGGATGCCATGCCTCCTTCCTCTGCCGGGAGCTCTTCGGCTCCAGGGTGGTGGCGATCAGCGACTCCAAGGGCGGGATCTACAACAAGGACGGCCTCGACCTGGAGCTCGCCTGCAGCGTCAAGAAAGAGACCTGCACCGTCGTCAATTCCCCGAGGAAGACGACGGTCAAGATCACCAACGAGGAGCTCCTGGAGCTCGACGTCGACATCCTGATCGTCGCCGCCCTCGAGAACGTCATCACCAAGGAGAACGCCCCCAGGATTAAGGCGAAGATCGTCGCGGAGCTCGCCAACGGCCCCACCACTCCCGAGGCGGACGAGATCCTCTACAAGAAGGGGGTCCACGTCATCCCCGACTTCCTCTGCAACGCTGGCGGCGTCACCGTCTCCTACTTCGAGATGGTCCAGAACATCGACAGGTACTGCTGGGACGTCGAAGAGGTCCGAAAGAGGCTCGACGCCAGGATGACCCGGGCCTACCACTCCGTCCTCGAGACCTCAAAGGATTACAACATAAACATGCGCCAGGCAGCCTACGTCGTCGCCGTCGGCCGCGTCGTCGAGGCGATGAAGATCCGGGGCTGGATCGGGACCGACTGA
- a CDS encoding type II toxin-antitoxin system HicB family antitoxin, with the protein MKLNLTAEIWEGDRSYISKCPELGISSIGATPEEALGRLEEAAWFYLEDAESRGVLGDVESAAISPHKFATRIELVR; encoded by the coding sequence ATGAAACTGAACCTTACCGCCGAGATATGGGAGGGGGACCGGTCTTACATCTCAAAATGCCCGGAGCTGGGGATCTCAAGCATAGGCGCCACCCCCGAGGAGGCCCTCGGCCGGCTGGAGGAGGCGGCCTGGTTCTACCTCGAGGATGCCGAGAGCCGGGGGGTCCTCGGCGACGTGGAGTCGGCTGCGATCTCCCCCCACAAGTTCGCCACGAGGATAGAGCTGGTAAGATGA